Proteins co-encoded in one Balneolaceae bacterium genomic window:
- a CDS encoding sugar phosphate nucleotidyltransferase — translation MKRAIILAGGKGTRLRPYTIAMPKPLVPLGDKPILELIVIQLKRYGFTHITLTINHMADVIKAFFGDGSKWGVKIDYTMESKPLSTMGPLTLIPDLPDNFLVMNGDVLTDLDFSEFWQNHIDKKSIFTISMQRREESVDYGLLHYDDNNRLTRFEEKPTYEFMVSMGVYMINKKVMQYIPKDTFFGFDHLMYKLLDVNKPPIVQEHKGYWLDIGRPSDYEIATNKIQEPNFSLV, via the coding sequence ATGAAAAGAGCAATAATTTTAGCTGGCGGAAAAGGTACAAGACTCCGCCCTTACACCATTGCAATGCCGAAGCCGCTCGTGCCATTAGGTGATAAACCTATTTTAGAATTAATTGTGATACAGTTAAAGAGATATGGTTTCACCCATATCACCCTCACTATAAATCATATGGCTGACGTTATTAAAGCTTTCTTTGGTGATGGAAGTAAATGGGGTGTCAAAATAGACTATACTATGGAAAGCAAGCCCCTCAGTACGATGGGACCACTTACACTTATACCTGACCTGCCCGACAACTTTCTTGTAATGAATGGAGATGTACTAACAGACTTAGATTTTTCAGAGTTTTGGCAAAATCATATAGATAAGAAATCAATCTTTACAATATCAATGCAAAGGAGGGAGGAATCAGTTGATTATGGGCTATTGCATTATGATGACAACAATCGGCTAACCCGTTTTGAAGAGAAACCAACTTATGAATTTATGGTAAGCATGGGGGTGTATATGATTAATAAAAAAGTAATGCAGTATATCCCAAAAGACACTTTCTTTGGTTTCGATCATTTGATGTACAAGTTACTCGATGTAAATAAACCACCTATTGTACAAGAGCACAAGGGCTATTGGTTGGATATTGGGCGGCCGTCAGACTACGAAATAGCGACAAATAAAATTCAAGAACCGAACTTCAGTTTGGTATGA
- a CDS encoding UDP-N-acetylglucosamine 4,6-dehydratase gives MDILQLIRRKKSLFQEDFKRYGSELKHNVASSSFLVLGGAGSIGQAITKEIFKRNPKKLHVVDISENNLVELVRDIRSSFGYIEGEFRTFALDIASWQFDAYTNTQTDFDYVLNLTALKHVRSEKDPFTLMRMIETNILNSLKITSWAKEIGSKKYFAVSTDKAANPVNMMGATKRIMELFLMLDSEKINISTARFANVAFSDGSLLHSFKQRLAKRQPIVAPNDVKRYFVTPQEAGAICLFSTVLGKNRDVFFPILGDEHLIKFTDIAMSYLKYAGYEPYLVSSEDEARNKIEELTSAGQWPCLFAPSNTTGEKTFEEFYTKDEEPDFVSFQDFGVINSKLKPEFEKLDNFLDSIYALKQKGQWSKEELIDLLLYVLPNFEHEEKGKNLDSKM, from the coding sequence ATGGATATTCTTCAATTAATTAGAAGAAAAAAATCTCTTTTTCAGGAGGATTTTAAACGGTACGGATCGGAATTAAAGCACAATGTAGCATCCTCTTCGTTTTTGGTTTTGGGTGGAGCAGGTTCAATCGGTCAGGCTATAACCAAAGAAATATTTAAACGTAATCCCAAAAAGTTACACGTAGTGGATATTTCCGAAAACAATCTAGTTGAATTGGTTCGGGACATTCGAAGTTCATTTGGATATATTGAAGGTGAATTTAGGACTTTTGCCCTCGATATTGCTTCTTGGCAGTTTGATGCTTACACGAACACACAAACTGATTTCGATTATGTGCTGAATCTAACGGCTCTTAAACATGTGCGTAGTGAAAAAGACCCATTTACCCTAATGCGCATGATTGAGACTAACATCCTCAATAGTTTAAAAATAACTTCCTGGGCGAAAGAAATCGGTTCAAAAAAATACTTTGCTGTATCAACAGATAAGGCTGCAAACCCCGTTAATATGATGGGGGCTACAAAACGAATTATGGAACTATTTCTGATGCTGGATAGTGAAAAAATCAATATATCAACGGCCCGTTTTGCAAATGTTGCTTTTTCCGATGGCTCACTTTTGCACAGTTTTAAGCAGCGACTAGCTAAGCGGCAACCGATCGTAGCACCTAATGATGTAAAACGGTATTTTGTAACACCACAGGAAGCTGGAGCTATTTGCCTCTTTTCTACAGTACTAGGTAAAAACAGGGATGTTTTTTTTCCGATACTCGGTGATGAGCATCTGATTAAATTTACCGACATTGCTATGTCTTACCTTAAATACGCAGGATATGAACCTTACTTAGTTAGTTCTGAAGATGAAGCACGAAATAAAATTGAAGAATTAACGTCTGCAGGCCAATGGCCGTGTTTGTTCGCGCCAAGTAACACAACCGGTGAAAAGACCTTTGAAGAATTTTACACAAAAGATGAGGAACCAGATTTTGTTTCCTTTCAGGATTTTGGCGTGATTAATAGTAAGTTAAAACCTGAATTCGAGAAATTAGATAATTTTTTGGATTCAATTTACGCCCTCAAACAAAAAGGACAGTGGTCGAAAGAAGAACTAATAGATCTATTACTTTATGTTTTGCCCAATTTTGAGCACGAAGAAAAAGGAAAAAATCTTGACTCTAAAATGTAA